One Sporosarcina sp. FSL W8-0480 genomic window, ACCAGGATCAAAAACGCCATATGGATAAAGTGAAAAAAGCGATTCATAGCAATTTACCTGAATTGATCAGCGAAGAAAGCATTGTTATGTCGGACGGCAAAGAGATTATCAAAATACCAATACGGTCGTTAGATGAATATAGAATCCGATACAATCACGATAAGTCTAAGCATGTCGGGCAAGGCGATGGAAAGAGCCAGGTGGGTGACGTTGTTGCAAGTGATGGAAAACAGGGCAACGGAAAAGGAAAACAGGCGGGTGATCAGCCGGGCAAGGACTTTTACGAGGCTGAAGTATCTATTGCTGAAATAGAAGAGGCTTTATTCAAGGAATTGGAATTGCCAAATCTTGAACAACGTGAACAGGTGGATATTACCGATGAGTCTATCACCTTCAATGACATAAGAAAGAAAGGATTAATCGGAAATATTGATAAAAAAAGAACAATTATTGCAGCGTTTAAACGGAATGCAATGGAAGGCAAATCGGGAATTATGCCAATCTATAATGATGATTTGCGGTTTAAAACTTGGGATGAAGTAACAAAGCCGCAGTCAAGTGCAGTCGTTCTGATGATGATGGATACAAGTGCTTCTATGGGAACCTTTGAAAAGTATATGGCAAGAAGCTTCTATTTTTGGATGACGAAGTTTCTACGCACGAAATATGAAAAGGTGGAAATTGAATTCATCGCCCATCACACGATTGCGAGAGTGGTATCAGAAACAGATTTCTTTTCCAAAGGTGAAAGTGGAGGGACAATTTGCTCGACCGCATATGAAAAAGCGCTCGAGCTCATTTCCAAAAAATACAACCCGACTCGCTTTAATATTTATCCATTCCATTTCTCAGATGGTGAAAATATGTCATCCGATAACGGGAAATGTCTATCGTTAGTGAATGAGTTGATGGCAGTCTCAAATATGTTCGGTTATGGGGAAGTGAATGCCCATAGCCGATATTCAACACTGATGAATACGTACAATAAAATAGAAGATCCGAAATTCCGTCATTATGTGTTAAAAGATAATAAAGATGTTTACCATGCATTGAAGAAGTTTTTCCACAAGCGTCAGGAGGGGGCCGAATGACGGACCGAAGAGCACTGCAATATGCGGTTGAAGAAATAACGGAAATAGCAAAAGGGTTCGGCCTGGATTTCTATCCGATGCGTTATGAAATCTGTCCAGCAGATATTATTTATACATTTGGTGCTTACGGTATGCCGACGCGGTTCTCTCATTGGAGCTTTGGGAAGCAGTTCCATAAAATGAAATTGCAATATGATTTAGGGCTGAGTCAGATATACGAATTAGTGATCAATTCAAATCCTTGCTACGCGTTTTTACTTGAAAGTAATACACTGATCCAAAATAAGCTGATTATCGCCCACGTGTTAGCCCATTGTGATTTCTTTAAAAATAATGCAAGGTTTGCGAATACGAGACGTGATATGGTCGAAAGCATGACTGCAACTGCGGAGCGTATAGCAAATTATGAAATGATTTATGGAAAAGACGAGGTTGAACAGTTTTTGGACGCGGTGCTTGCGATTCAGGAACATATCGATCCTTCCCTTGTGAGATGGAGATATGGTAATGAAGAGGTAGAGGAAGAAGAAACGAAACCCGCAATTCGGAAAACCGCATACGACGACCTCTGGGAAATTGACCATCGTAAACTAACATCGCCCCCTTTGGAAACAACAAGAAAAAGATTCCCTGCTCAGCCTGAAAAGGATATATTGCTTTTCATATTGGAGCATAGCCGGGAATTAAAAGAGTGGCAGCGTGATATTTTGACGATGATTCGTGAGGAAATGCTCTATTTCTGGCCACAAATGGAAACGAAAATTATGAATGAAGGCTGGGCGACATTCTGGCACCAACGGATTCTTAGGGAAATGGACTTGACAGCAGATGAAACAATCGAATTTGCCAAACTGAATGCGAATGTAATTCAGCCGTCAAGAACA contains:
- the yhbH gene encoding sporulation protein YhbH, giving the protein MHDNQNESFVVSQEDWTLHRKGYQDQKRHMDKVKKAIHSNLPELISEESIVMSDGKEIIKIPIRSLDEYRIRYNHDKSKHVGQGDGKSQVGDVVASDGKQGNGKGKQAGDQPGKDFYEAEVSIAEIEEALFKELELPNLEQREQVDITDESITFNDIRKKGLIGNIDKKRTIIAAFKRNAMEGKSGIMPIYNDDLRFKTWDEVTKPQSSAVVLMMMDTSASMGTFEKYMARSFYFWMTKFLRTKYEKVEIEFIAHHTIARVVSETDFFSKGESGGTICSTAYEKALELISKKYNPTRFNIYPFHFSDGENMSSDNGKCLSLVNELMAVSNMFGYGEVNAHSRYSTLMNTYNKIEDPKFRHYVLKDNKDVYHALKKFFHKRQEGAE
- a CDS encoding SpoVR family protein; this encodes MTDRRALQYAVEEITEIAKGFGLDFYPMRYEICPADIIYTFGAYGMPTRFSHWSFGKQFHKMKLQYDLGLSQIYELVINSNPCYAFLLESNTLIQNKLIIAHVLAHCDFFKNNARFANTRRDMVESMTATAERIANYEMIYGKDEVEQFLDAVLAIQEHIDPSLVRWRYGNEEVEEEETKPAIRKTAYDDLWEIDHRKLTSPPLETTRKRFPAQPEKDILLFILEHSRELKEWQRDILTMIREEMLYFWPQMETKIMNEGWATFWHQRILREMDLTADETIEFAKLNANVIQPSRTSINPYYLGLKIFEDIERRYDNPTKEMMEFGVTPNSGREKMFEVREMDSDISFIRNYLTKDIVQQEDMYVFEKKGSYYKISDKEYRNVQDRLIAQRVNCGFPYILVHDGDYVRNGELYLVHKFEGTELDVPYLENVLPYVHQLWGRIVHLETYIDSKQIVFSYDGKKVHRRYA